The DNA segment TGATATCCGCGGTTGTGCACCGGCGGGCTGCAGCGTTACCAGccacaagcagcagcaacagcagtgcCACGGTTGGCACGGCGGACATCGATGCTCTGCGACGCCGGTAACCCGCCACAAACGCGCATCCCTCGCTTTGCCGCATCTGACCACGGTAACCGAAATATCGAGTAAACATGACCCGGGTAAAACAACGCAAaaggaggcgatggcggcaaCACCGATGCGCCCCCTTCGTTGTTGGGTTTTTTCGTCCCCCGTGCTtcgacggagagagagaggagctcGCGCTCTGCACCCCGAGGTGCCGCAACGTCAGTCGATCAGAGGCGTCTATACAAGAGCACCACTCGCACGAggtgagcagcggcagcagtagcagcagaATCGGACGATCCTCCGatacacacactcacgcacacagagagacggagagagacagacaaaCAGAGATGAGACAAAAAAACGTAAAGGTCGAAGACAACGAGAAGCAGCAAAGGCACACGGTgtcagtgtgtgtgtgtgtgtgtgggtgggtgggtgtggggaggggggggggtagcAAGACTGGGAGGGAggaacagagagagggagcagaaGAAAAGTATGCCCGAGACACAAACAGCAGGAATACAACTCGTCGCTCCCCCTTGTACGACGCACAGCCTGAGAGACGAGACTCAGCCGAACGCAAAGAAATACGCTCACAGAGAAGGTAGCGAGCGGACACGCTACACTCCAAAACGACAAGACAAGAAATAGACAAATATAGAAAGAGAGACGTCAAGAGGACGTCCAGCACGCCACCACCGAAGTCCGCGCAGCACACGAAAGCACGAGTGGGCACAACGCCGGGTGCGGCACAGTGCCCGCGCCGCGACAGCctgagagggagagaagaggaccGTAACggaggcgatggtggcggtgcaggaagaggaggcgccaGCGAGACTCACGTGGGCAGGCTATCTTGAACACACAACCGCCCAGCTAGACCTTGCCTCGTCTCGGACACGTTCCGCACGCTTTCGAATATCGCCTCCGCTCCCCAACGATGGGCAGCGCGAATAAACAAAAAGGTACTGCGCAGctcaggaggaggaggaggtaggCAACGTCAAGACTGCCGGGATACGCAAACGTCGCCGCACATGCCCACACtcgcgagagggagggagggagaggccgGGACGggggagctgctgaagatCACGAGAAGCGAACAGAGCCACGCTTTGAAAGCGGCAATCAGTGTACTGCCAATGGAAAGCTGCGCATGTCGTATGACAATTATGCGTGGCacatatagagagagagtgccCACCAAAGTGCACCGTTTAGCATAGCACCGGGAAGAGCCACGGCACACCCCGCACCAGAACCACAAAGGTGCGGCGAAGGCAAGAGTGAGAAAGAACAGACACAGAGCAGGAAAGATAGATTGAgagtgcagcagcaacgaaaGGGAGAGAACAGTCATATgattgggggagggggagggggacagcaCTAAGGCTCGCTCATGGTCACCCAGCTTTGCCCCCATCATCATCTCCAGTCATGAGAATAATGAATCCCCCCTGTcccggaaaaaaaaacattcAGAGACGCCGCGTGCTCCGCTGTAGGGCAAAGGGGGGAGTGCGATAGGAGGGTTGGCGAGGGTAACTCGCAAATACGTACAACGCGCAGAAGAGAGCGTCGACGCGAGAGCCACACGTCCGCTGTGGCCTTCccgttcttctcttttcaATGGCGCTGCCTCCAACAGGCACACTCTCCGAGGCGGCACACAGCAAGCGTTCTCCGCCACAGATCACCGCACCATGAGGAACCCCCGAGTCGTCCAAGCAACCAGAGCGTCCTCATCAAGCAAAAACATTTGTTTCCGGTGTTCACCACCCGCACATCACCGGATCCCATCCAGGCACAGAGCCACATCCGACCGCCGGCATAGCACCTGTTCTCTGCCTCGCCGGCGGCCTCCCCCGCCACGACAGACATCTCAGAGGCCAAAGGTTCCCTTTTCACAGATTCGACCGAATCAAAAGCTGAAGCGCGTCGCTCGTCACATTGATGCGCGTCCACTCTCCCATACCACGCTGAGACGAGCACGCCGTCACAGAAACCCCACGGGACTTAGAGGAGTTCAGCTCCGCTCCTCATCCATGCAGCGACAAGGAGCCTGGGGCGCAACAATGTGACATCCGCCACCTTCCTAATCTTTTCTCCTCCCGCCGCACCAAGGCGGTgcacatcctcctcctcctcaaaCAGCCGCTGAACACCCGCGGGCACCGCATGAAAACAAAACCGTGGAGAACCACCACCCTCGCCGTCATCCATCTCCATACGCCTGCCACAGGTATAAACGGCATACCCAgctccccacacacacgcgcgcgcaacgCACTCCTTTGACGCACCGCAAGCACGCTCGTGCTCGGCGCCATCAGCAGTGCTGTCCTCCGCGAGCTGCGCCAACGtgtccgccgcctcggcagcaacgccggcggGAAGGCGGGGTTGTGCGCGGTCACGAAAGGATCAGCATACCGTGTCGGAGGAAGTTTGCAGGAAACGGAATTCGGAGTGAGGGTTGTTTGAGGAGCTTCTGGGAGACACCCTTTGGTGCAGAGCAAACACGTTCGTACGGTTGAGCTAAGGGCTCATGTTTCCATACCCCACATGTTGTGAGGTGCGAAGGAAATTTACAGAGTCTGAGCGGCAGAGCCTCTCTGAGCCCTGTTGGGAGGATGTGATATCGTCTGAGGGCGGTGGTCCTGCCGCAGCCTTTGAGTTGACGCTGACAGGCGAGACCTCGCTCTTGGGTGTAACGTCTGAGGAGGGTGTGCCCCGAGTCAACGAATAGCTCCTTGGTTAAACGTGAATCATGACGGCCGGGACATCCTGGTCTTACACATGGGCGTATAAACCTCCGCCGATCATCGTTGAAGTCACTTGTGGCAAGccgtggtgccgctgtcAGCTGTGCTGCTCGAATACGCCTTTCATGATCTTGCAGGAGGAGTGGTTGTGTGTACTCGCGCAGGATCAGCTGAAGCTCCGCGAGCTCCTCAATGGGCAGTCTCGAGTACGCAGCAGTGATGGGTGACATCGAGTCTGAGGACGGGGTTCGTGGGCAACATCTCCGCGTCGATGGTGCCGCTTTCCACGCGTGGCGTCCCGTTACAGATGTACAAAGCTTAGTGGAGTTGTAAGAAgaacgcgtgtgtgtgtgtgtgtatcctCGGCGAGaacaacacacacaggcacacaagcacacagacaagGGCAGCTGAGGAAGGCTtctggcggcggaggagtgTAATCGAttcgaaaaagaaaaggacaGAGGTTATGGCGGCTGCTGTACGAACGGGAGGaacccctcccctgccccgCTCCTTCCGTCGCCCTGTGCGGTCGCTACTGTTCAAGAGAGAACGTAAGAGTGAGCGCAGGACCAAGAGCGGCAAGAGGGGGCCGTGTAGGCGGGCGCCCGCCCTGTCGTTGGGTGGCATGTAGCCTGGTGTGTGCTGCGAATAAAAAGAGCGTGCTCTTGTGGGATGTGTTTCGCGTGTCCGACGGACGCCTTTCTTCTGCTTTTGCCCTGCTTCTGAGGTGAGCGCCGGTGATGGCCCCGTGTGATGCCTCTGCccagctctctctcccccattGCCCTCAGCACATGCCTGCACTCTGCCAGCGTCAGAGCTGCGCAAGCGCGGATTtttggtgccgctgctgctgctgctgctgcgcagagTCTCGTGGTGTTCTAGCAGAGATAGGAAGAGGGAAACGAAAAGGAATGGGAGGGGTGTGTGCGGTCCAACACAAACATCGGtgcgtctgcgcgcgtgtggaggGAGGTCTGTGAGCTCTTGGTGACCTTTCGTTTGCGTACTGTGTGCAACGACGCCACTGACAAGTTTCTCATGCACTGACGGTCCCCACCTTACTGAGTggcggcacgcgcgcactgcAACCCTTTCtggaaaaaagaagagaaagggcCCCCGCGGCCgtacagacacgcacaccgttACCCTTTTCACCTCTGCAAGGATAGGGCCGTAGAAAATCAACGAGGATGTCAATGCAAATCTGCCGGCAGATCACCCCTCCGTACATGCCCGCACCCCATCGAGGACAAGGGAGAAAAGACGGGATCGGGtaggggatggggaggggggttagCACCCACCGGGGAGAAGAAACAgcggttgtgtgcgtgcgcgttgtgCCATATGCGAAGCGGAACACAAGCGCGCTTAAGCCAAGAAAagaacgacgacgacgatgagggAGAGTAGAAGAAACAACAGTGATCGTGGAAAGGGTTGATGTGCCCTCCcgtgtggcagcagcagcagcactagCGGCAGCAGCATTAGCGGCTTCGACGCCACGCTCCCAGGAGACTCGTCGTTTatgaggggtgggggtgcgtTCCCTTTTCGCGTCGCGTAAGGTGGTGGGGTGTGCACTGTGCATCGTCCTCGCAATTCGGCAAGAgacatgcgcgcgcacacacacacatggagGCACGAACATGTAGCCCCTCTCACTGCGAATTTGTTTttctgtgcatgtgtgcatgtgtgtgtgtctgttttgaggaggggaagggggggcaCGGCGAACACTCGTAGCTGCCGTTGCACGCCTGGCGGCCCAGTccctgcaccgccgcctctcgtgctcgtgctcacgttgctgttgctgctcttcgttgttgttttttcgTTCTGTTTTCGTAGTCGTCGGAGTTTTGCGcgcgagggggtgggtgaatgcccctcccccctcccaacACGCAAGAAAatcagaaaagaaaaagaaaaaggaaacggCCAGAccgagaaggggggagggcaggagCATCTGAAGAGAGACTCGTGCCATCACGCAGGTCGACTGTTGCCTCTCGCCTGCGTGCCCGCGACTCCCTCACCCCGCACGGAAGATGAAGGCGACGAGCgcaagaggcggcggcgagggcaaGGCAGAAAGAGATGAAGGCAGAGTTCCCCgacaaagagagagagcgacgctTTCCTGCGTGCACACCGTTCTCACCCTCACGCGACCATTCAAAAGCTTCAtcctcgccgccctccccttcaTAACCCGTTCACGTACACAGAGAGCGCCTACTTGATCGGGATGAAGCGGGAGGAGTGCGTGGCACCCACACCAGGGCGACCGTGCAGCACCGGGCGGTAGCTCATCGAGAACTCGCCAAGGTAGTGGCCGATCATCTCACCCTTGATCTCCACAGCGTTGAACTGGTGGCCGTTGTAGATCGCCACCACGGACCCCACCATCTCCGGCGTGATCACCACGTCGCGCAGGTGCGTCTTGACAGCCTTCGGCTTCTCGCCAACCTTCACGTGCTTCTTCGCCTCGCGCAGGCGCTTCAGGAGCACGGGCGGCCGGCGGTCCGCGTGGCGGTTCATGttgcggcgcgcgcgcgcgtgcaccagcgccttgaactcctcctcgctcagcgCAAGCAGGGGGTCGATCTCAAGCCCACGGTACGTGAACTTGTGGAACGTGCGCTCCTTCTTGAGCTGCTCGTAGCGCTCAGCCGTGATGTTGGACGCCATCTTGAGAGGGCAGACTGATGTCCGTGCAGCATGGTACACGAGAGCGTAGAGACAGCAACGGACAGTTGCAGTGGTTAGAATAGTTTTGGTGAGTGAGGTTgatgcgtcgtcgtcggtgtatgtgtgcgtgcgtaggGCGCACAGCGAGGCGATGGGTTACCGGGAATCAGTGGCAAAGCGTGaaggcagcaacagcagaaaGAAGAAACAGTGAGCGACGTGGGCAGAGCACGAGCGGGCGGGATCAAGTACAGCGTCGTGATagggatggagagagagggacgggaGAGACctcacaggcacacacacacacacacatacacagaaaGCAAAGGCCCGCCTATTGACAGGAGGAGTGAGCTGTGTTCCTGGCGACCGTTTctcgacgccgcggcacGTTACCTGGTGGACTGGCAGGACAACAGGAGAAATGTTTGGCgtaggagggggaagggaggggccGGTGCAA comes from the Leishmania mexicana MHOM/GT/2001/U1103 complete genome, chromosome 22 genome and includes:
- a CDS encoding putative 40S ribosomal protein S15 codes for the protein MASNITAERYEQLKKERTFHKFTYRGLEIDPLLALSEEEFKALVHARARRNMNRHADRRPPVLLKRLREAKKHVKVGEKPKAVKTHLRDVVITPEMVGSVVAIYNGHQFNAVEIKGEMIGHYLGEFSMSYRPVLHGRPGVGATHSSRFIPIK